A single region of the Rhodococcus sp. W8901 genome encodes:
- a CDS encoding acetyl-CoA C-acetyltransferase, with protein sequence MTTEAFIYEAIRTPRGRGKNTGSLHSVKPISLVTGLIQELRTRFPDLDENRISDVILGVVSPLGDQGADIARTAVTVAGMPETVGGVQINRFCASGLEAVNMAAQKVRSGWDELVIAGGVESMSRVKMGSDGGAWMQDPATNFDTYLVPQGIGADLIATMEGFTREDVDAYAARSQDLAAKAWAGGYFAKSVVPVKDINGITVLDNDEHMRPGTTAEALGKLAPSFAGLGELGGFDAVALQKYHWVEKINHVHHGGNSSGIVDGAALVLVGSESAGQAMGLTPRARVVATATSGADSTIMLTGPTPAAHKVLAQAGLTVDDIDLFEINEAFAAVALKFQKDLNIPDEKLNVNGGAIAMGHPLGATGAMITGTMVDELERRGAKRALVTLCIGGGMGVATIIERV encoded by the coding sequence GTGACCACAGAGGCATTCATCTATGAAGCCATCCGAACCCCGCGCGGCCGGGGCAAGAACACCGGTTCGCTGCATTCGGTCAAGCCGATCTCGCTGGTCACCGGCCTGATCCAGGAACTGCGCACCCGCTTCCCGGACCTCGACGAGAACCGCATCTCCGATGTGATCCTCGGTGTCGTCTCCCCGCTCGGCGACCAGGGCGCCGACATCGCCCGCACTGCCGTGACCGTGGCCGGGATGCCCGAGACGGTCGGCGGCGTGCAGATCAACCGCTTCTGCGCCTCCGGCCTCGAGGCCGTGAACATGGCCGCGCAGAAGGTGCGCTCCGGCTGGGACGAGCTGGTCATCGCAGGCGGCGTCGAGTCGATGTCCCGGGTGAAGATGGGCTCCGACGGCGGCGCCTGGATGCAGGACCCCGCCACCAACTTCGACACCTACCTGGTGCCGCAGGGCATCGGCGCCGACCTGATCGCCACCATGGAGGGCTTCACCCGCGAGGACGTGGACGCCTACGCGGCGCGCTCGCAGGACCTGGCCGCCAAGGCGTGGGCGGGCGGTTACTTCGCCAAGTCCGTCGTCCCGGTCAAGGACATCAACGGCATCACGGTCCTCGACAACGACGAGCACATGCGTCCGGGCACCACGGCCGAGGCGCTCGGCAAGCTGGCGCCGTCGTTCGCGGGTCTCGGTGAGTTGGGCGGCTTCGACGCCGTCGCGCTGCAGAAGTACCACTGGGTCGAGAAGATCAACCACGTCCACCACGGCGGCAACAGCTCCGGCATCGTCGACGGCGCCGCGCTGGTGCTCGTGGGCAGTGAAAGCGCAGGGCAGGCCATGGGCCTGACACCGCGTGCCCGCGTCGTCGCGACCGCCACCTCCGGCGCCGACTCGACGATCATGCTCACCGGCCCGACGCCGGCCGCGCACAAGGTGCTCGCGCAGGCCGGTCTGACGGTCGACGACATCGACCTGTTCGAGATCAACGAGGCGTTCGCCGCCGTCGCCCTGAAGTTCCAGAAGGACCTGAACATCCCGGACGAGAAGCTCAACGTCAACGGTGGCGCCATCGCGATGGGTCACCCGCTCGGCGCGACCGGCGCCATGATCACCGGAACCATGGTCGACGAGCTCGAGCGCCGCGGCGCCAAGCGCGCCCTCGTCACGCTGTGCATCGGCGGCGGCATGGGCGTGGCCACCATCATCGAGCGCGTCTGA
- a CDS encoding 3-hydroxyacyl-CoA dehydrogenase NAD-binding domain-containing protein: MSDQNIINWEQDADGIVVLTIDDPNQGANTMNDRYISSMQETVDRLYAEKDSITGVVLTSGKKTFFAGGDLKNMMKVGPEDAEQIFNHSLTLKADLRRLETLGKPVVTCINGAALGGGLEIALATHHRIAADVKGVKIGLPEVTLGLLPGGGGIVRTVRMFGLMTALTQMLLQGQQRGPQQAKEVGLVDEVVSSVDELVPAAKAWIKANPEGGVQPWDVKGYKIPGGTPATPAFAANLPAIPANLRKTLKGAPMPAPRAILAAAVEGSQVDVDNALLIESRYFTSLVTGRVAKNMIQAFFFDMQAIGSGASRPKDIPKREIKKVGVLGAGMMGAGIAYVCAKAGIPVVLKDVTIEAAEKGKAYSEKIEAKALSRGKTTEEKSKALLALITPTADPADFAGVDFVVEAVFESPDLKKKVFQEIEDIVEPDALLGSNTSTLPITDLATGVKRAEDFIGIHFFSPVDKMPLVEIIRGEKTSDESLARVFDFVQAIRKTPIVVNDSRGFFTSRVIGTFVNEAIGMVAEGIEPATIEQAGMQAGYPAAPLQLSDELNLTLMQKIRAESKAAALAEGKALPADPAGDVINYLVEGNDRKGRLGGAGFYNYEDGKRSGLWQGLREHFNSGSVTPPIQDLIDRMLFIEAIETQKCFDEGVITSTADANIGSIMGIGYPAWTGGVSQFVAGYEGGKAGFVKRAEELAAKYGERFTPPASLEA; the protein is encoded by the coding sequence GTGAGCGATCAGAACATCATCAACTGGGAGCAGGACGCCGACGGCATCGTCGTGCTCACCATCGACGACCCCAACCAGGGCGCGAACACCATGAACGACCGCTACATCTCGTCGATGCAGGAGACCGTCGACCGGCTGTACGCGGAGAAGGACTCGATCACCGGCGTCGTCCTCACCTCCGGCAAGAAGACCTTCTTCGCGGGCGGCGACCTGAAGAACATGATGAAGGTCGGCCCCGAGGACGCCGAGCAGATCTTCAACCACAGCCTCACCCTCAAGGCCGACCTGCGTCGCCTCGAGACCCTCGGCAAGCCGGTCGTCACCTGCATCAACGGTGCGGCGCTCGGCGGCGGCCTGGAGATCGCACTCGCCACGCACCACCGCATCGCGGCGGACGTCAAGGGCGTCAAGATCGGCCTGCCCGAGGTCACCCTCGGCCTGCTGCCCGGCGGCGGCGGCATCGTCCGCACCGTCCGGATGTTCGGCCTGATGACCGCGCTGACCCAGATGCTGCTGCAGGGCCAGCAGCGCGGGCCGCAGCAGGCCAAGGAGGTCGGCCTGGTCGACGAGGTGGTCTCCTCCGTCGACGAATTGGTCCCCGCCGCGAAGGCGTGGATCAAGGCCAACCCCGAGGGCGGCGTCCAGCCGTGGGATGTCAAGGGCTACAAGATCCCCGGCGGCACCCCCGCCACCCCGGCGTTCGCGGCGAACCTGCCGGCCATCCCGGCGAACCTGCGCAAGACCCTCAAGGGTGCGCCGATGCCGGCGCCGCGCGCGATCCTCGCCGCCGCGGTCGAAGGCAGCCAGGTCGACGTCGACAACGCGCTGCTCATCGAGTCCCGCTACTTCACCTCGCTGGTCACCGGCCGTGTCGCGAAGAACATGATCCAGGCGTTCTTCTTCGACATGCAGGCGATCGGTTCGGGTGCCTCGCGTCCCAAGGACATCCCCAAGCGTGAGATCAAGAAGGTTGGCGTCCTCGGCGCCGGCATGATGGGCGCCGGCATCGCGTACGTGTGCGCCAAGGCCGGAATCCCGGTGGTGCTCAAGGACGTCACGATCGAGGCCGCCGAGAAGGGCAAGGCGTACTCCGAGAAGATCGAGGCCAAGGCGCTCTCCCGCGGCAAGACCACCGAGGAGAAGTCCAAGGCCCTGCTGGCGCTGATCACGCCCACCGCGGATCCAGCCGACTTCGCGGGTGTCGACTTCGTCGTCGAGGCCGTCTTCGAGTCGCCCGACCTGAAGAAGAAGGTGTTCCAGGAGATCGAGGACATCGTCGAGCCCGACGCGCTCCTCGGCTCCAACACCTCGACGCTGCCGATCACCGATCTCGCGACCGGCGTCAAGCGGGCCGAGGACTTCATCGGCATCCACTTCTTCTCGCCCGTCGACAAGATGCCGCTGGTGGAGATCATCCGCGGCGAGAAGACGTCCGACGAGTCGCTGGCGCGGGTGTTCGACTTCGTGCAGGCGATCCGCAAGACCCCGATCGTCGTCAACGATTCGCGCGGGTTCTTCACCTCGCGCGTGATCGGCACCTTCGTCAACGAGGCCATCGGCATGGTCGCCGAGGGCATCGAGCCGGCCACCATCGAGCAGGCGGGCATGCAGGCCGGCTACCCGGCGGCACCGCTGCAGCTGTCGGACGAGCTGAATCTGACGCTGATGCAGAAGATTCGCGCCGAGTCGAAGGCCGCCGCGCTGGCCGAGGGCAAGGCACTGCCCGCCGACCCGGCCGGCGACGTCATCAACTACCTGGTCGAGGGCAACGACCGTAAGGGCCGTCTCGGCGGCGCGGGCTTCTACAACTACGAGGACGGCAAGCGTTCCGGCCTGTGGCAGGGCCTGCGTGAGCACTTCAACTCCGGTTCGGTCACGCCGCCGATCCAGGACCTGATCGACCGCATGCTGTTCATCGAGGCCATCGAGACGCAGAAGTGCTTCGACGAGGGCGTCATCACGTCCACCGCCGACGCCAACATCGGCTCGATCATGGGCATCGGCTACCCGGCATGGACCGGTGGCGTGAGCCAGTTCGTCGCCGGCTACGAGGGCGGCAAGGCCGGCTTCGTCAAGCGCGCCGAGGAACTCGCCGCCAAGTACGGCGAGCGCTTCACCCCGCCGGCGTCGCTCGAGGCCTGA
- a CDS encoding IclR family transcriptional regulator: MSDDREQAPATSMLDRIELVLEALDDNGYLTLSQTTRLTGIPSSSAHRLLEKMVSMRWLNRDGSRYELGVRLFELGSRAVRNHWFHRTSLPILQDLHRSTGAVVHLAFLDGADSIYWDKLSGTFGAKVPSRIGARYPVHRSAVGKALLMTLPREVFDQPAFAHLEAGVVGGRKALEAELDRALAEGVTYDRGTAVPELGCIGAPISRGIPKPAAISICGPLDRITNDRRMAEAVQRAAAAIERAARQVNAASRTT; the protein is encoded by the coding sequence GTGTCGGATGACCGTGAACAGGCCCCCGCCACGTCGATGCTCGATCGGATCGAGCTGGTGCTCGAGGCGCTCGACGACAACGGGTATCTGACCCTGAGTCAGACGACGCGGCTCACCGGAATTCCCAGCTCGTCGGCGCATCGTCTGCTCGAGAAGATGGTGTCGATGCGCTGGCTCAACCGTGACGGATCGCGGTACGAGCTGGGGGTTCGCCTGTTCGAACTGGGATCGCGGGCAGTGCGCAATCACTGGTTCCATCGGACCTCGTTGCCGATCCTCCAGGATCTGCACCGGTCCACCGGTGCCGTCGTCCACCTCGCGTTCCTCGACGGTGCCGACAGCATCTACTGGGACAAGCTGTCGGGCACGTTCGGTGCCAAGGTCCCGTCCCGGATCGGCGCCCGCTATCCGGTGCACCGCTCGGCGGTCGGGAAGGCGCTGCTCATGACCCTTCCGCGCGAGGTATTCGACCAGCCGGCGTTCGCGCACCTGGAGGCCGGTGTCGTGGGCGGGCGGAAGGCCCTGGAGGCCGAACTGGATCGCGCCCTCGCCGAGGGGGTCACCTACGACCGGGGCACCGCCGTCCCGGAGCTCGGGTGCATCGGGGCGCCGATATCGCGGGGGATCCCCAAGCCCGCCGCGATCTCGATCTGCGGTCCGCTCGACCGCATCACGAACGACCGCCGGATGGCCGAGGCCGTGCAACGAGCGGCCGCGGCGATCGAGCGGGCGGCACGCCAGGTGAACGCGGCCTCCCGCACGACGTGA
- a CDS encoding class I SAM-dependent methyltransferase, whose protein sequence is MTTLRTNPDTAQKLSIAEILETVSDGRIPLRFTAYDGSATGPEDAQYGLHLKSTRGTTYLATAPGDLGMARAYVSGDLEAVGVHPGDPYAILKAMTDLHFHRPSAKELATITRSIGWDKLRPIAPPPQEHLPRWRRFAEGLRHSKTRDAEVIHHHYDVSNTFYEHVLGPSMTYTCAAYESEDQSLEDAQENKYRLVFEKLGLKEGDRLLDIGCGWGGMVRYAARRGVKVIGATLSREQAEWAQKAIAEEGLSELAEVRFSDYRDVHETGFDAISSIGLTEHIGVHNYPAYFGFMKEKLREGGRLLNHCITRPDNRSGAKAGYFIDRYIFPDGELTGSGRIISEIQNVGLEVRHEENLREHYALTLAGWCRNLVENWDACVAEVGEGTAKVWGLYMAGSRLGFERNVVQLHQVLAVKLGPDGEANVPLRPWWKG, encoded by the coding sequence GTGACGACTCTCAGAACGAACCCCGACACGGCGCAGAAACTCAGCATCGCGGAGATTCTCGAAACCGTCTCCGACGGCCGGATCCCGCTGCGATTCACCGCGTACGACGGCAGCGCGACCGGGCCGGAGGACGCACAGTACGGCCTCCACCTGAAGTCGACACGCGGCACCACCTACCTGGCCACCGCCCCCGGCGACCTCGGCATGGCCCGCGCGTACGTCTCCGGCGATCTCGAGGCCGTCGGCGTCCATCCCGGCGATCCGTACGCGATCCTGAAGGCGATGACCGACCTGCACTTCCACCGCCCGTCGGCGAAGGAACTCGCAACGATCACCCGGTCCATCGGCTGGGACAAGTTGCGTCCCATCGCTCCCCCGCCGCAGGAGCACCTGCCGCGGTGGCGCCGATTCGCGGAGGGCCTGCGGCACTCCAAGACCCGCGACGCCGAGGTGATCCACCACCACTACGACGTCTCGAACACTTTCTACGAGCACGTGCTGGGCCCCTCGATGACGTACACGTGCGCCGCGTACGAGTCCGAGGACCAGAGCCTCGAGGACGCGCAGGAGAACAAGTACCGACTGGTCTTCGAGAAGCTGGGCCTGAAGGAAGGCGACCGGCTGCTCGACATCGGTTGCGGCTGGGGTGGAATGGTCCGCTACGCCGCCCGGCGCGGCGTCAAGGTCATCGGTGCGACGCTCTCGCGGGAGCAGGCCGAGTGGGCGCAGAAGGCGATCGCCGAGGAGGGCCTGTCCGAGCTGGCCGAGGTGCGGTTCTCGGACTACCGGGACGTCCACGAGACCGGGTTCGACGCCATCTCGTCGATCGGCCTCACCGAGCACATCGGCGTCCACAACTACCCGGCGTACTTCGGCTTCATGAAGGAGAAGCTGCGCGAGGGCGGACGGCTGCTCAACCACTGCATCACCCGGCCCGACAACCGCAGCGGCGCCAAGGCCGGCTACTTCATCGACCGGTACATCTTCCCGGACGGCGAGCTCACCGGCTCGGGCCGGATAATCAGCGAGATCCAGAACGTCGGCCTCGAGGTCCGGCACGAGGAGAACCTGCGCGAGCACTACGCGCTGACCCTCGCCGGCTGGTGCCGGAACCTGGTCGAGAACTGGGACGCGTGCGTCGCCGAGGTCGGCGAGGGCACCGCGAAGGTGTGGGGCCTGTACATGGCCGGTTCGCGGCTGGGATTCGAACGCAACGTCGTTCAGCTGCACCAGGTGCTGGCCGTCAAGCTCGGACCCGACGGCGAGGCGAACGTGCCGCTGCGCCCGTGGTGGAAGGGCTGA
- a CDS encoding FAD-binding oxidoreductase: MADSTSGIRETGLAAHRAGVDRLLTSYRAIPPDANVRLAKKTSNLFRARAKSTAPGLDVSGLDGVISVNREARTADVAGMCTYEHLVAATLPYGLAPPVVPQLKTITLGGAVTGLGIESTSFRNGLPHESVLEIDVLTGSGDIITATPDGEHSDLFWSFPNSYGTLGYSTRIRIELEAVKPYVALRHLRFTDLKQLEETMDRIVEERRWDGIAVDYLDGVVFTATEAYLTLGVQTDEPGPVSDYTDMDIYYRSIQHESVNHPKTDRLTIHDYLWRWDTDWFWCSRAFGTQNPKIRRFWPKRYRRSSFYWKLIGLDQKYDIADRLEARKGLPPRERVVQDIEVPIENTADFLHWFLDEIPIEPLWLCPLRLRDPAHPAADTTRPWPLYPLEPGRTYVNVGFWSSVPIEAGAPEGAANRLIEKKVSDLDGHKSLYSDSFYGEDEFALLYGGEHYTQIKKRYDPDSRLLDLYSKAVQRK, encoded by the coding sequence GTGGCCGACTCTACGAGTGGTATCCGCGAAACTGGACTCGCCGCGCATCGCGCAGGAGTCGATCGTCTGCTGACCAGCTACCGGGCAATTCCCCCGGACGCGAACGTGCGACTGGCGAAGAAGACGTCGAACCTGTTCCGAGCACGGGCGAAGAGCACCGCCCCCGGACTGGACGTCTCGGGCCTCGACGGCGTCATCTCGGTGAACCGGGAGGCGCGCACCGCCGACGTCGCCGGCATGTGCACGTACGAGCACCTCGTGGCCGCCACCCTGCCGTACGGGCTGGCGCCGCCGGTGGTTCCGCAGCTCAAGACCATCACCCTCGGCGGCGCGGTGACCGGGCTCGGCATCGAATCGACGTCGTTCCGCAACGGCCTGCCGCACGAGTCGGTGCTCGAGATCGACGTCCTCACCGGGAGCGGCGACATCATCACCGCCACCCCGGACGGGGAGCACTCCGATCTGTTCTGGTCGTTCCCGAACTCGTACGGGACCCTCGGCTATTCCACGCGGATCCGGATCGAGCTCGAGGCGGTGAAACCCTATGTCGCGCTGCGCCACCTGCGCTTCACCGACCTGAAGCAGCTCGAGGAGACGATGGACCGGATCGTCGAGGAGCGCAGATGGGACGGGATCGCGGTCGACTACCTCGACGGCGTCGTGTTCACCGCGACGGAGGCCTACCTGACGCTCGGGGTGCAGACCGACGAGCCGGGCCCGGTGAGTGACTACACCGACATGGACATCTACTACCGGTCCATCCAGCACGAATCGGTCAACCACCCGAAGACGGACCGCCTGACCATCCACGACTACCTGTGGCGCTGGGACACCGACTGGTTCTGGTGCTCGCGCGCGTTCGGCACCCAGAACCCCAAGATCCGCCGCTTCTGGCCGAAGCGCTACCGCCGCAGCAGCTTCTACTGGAAGCTCATCGGGCTGGACCAGAAGTACGACATCGCCGACCGCCTCGAGGCCCGCAAGGGGCTGCCGCCGCGTGAGCGCGTCGTACAGGACATCGAGGTACCGATCGAGAACACGGCGGACTTCCTGCACTGGTTCCTCGACGAGATCCCGATCGAGCCGCTGTGGCTGTGCCCGTTGCGCCTTCGCGATCCCGCGCATCCCGCGGCGGACACCACGCGGCCGTGGCCCCTGTACCCGCTCGAGCCCGGACGCACCTACGTCAACGTCGGATTCTGGTCGTCCGTGCCGATCGAGGCCGGCGCACCCGAGGGCGCGGCGAACCGGCTGATCGAGAAGAAGGTCAGCGACCTCGACGGTCACAAGTCCCTGTACTCCGACTCGTTCTACGGCGAGGACGAGTTCGCGCTGCTCTACGGCGGCGAGCACTACACCCAGATCAAGAAGCGGTACGACCCCGATTCACGTCTCCTGGACCTCTATTCGAAGGCGGTGCAACGAAAGTGA
- a CDS encoding SRPBCC family protein — MAQVSASSSITTTAAPEHVLAALSDYETVRPRILPQQYLDYRVLEGGQGAGTVAQWTLQATEKRSRDIKASVTVAGHTITERDANSSLVTTWEVAPSGTGSTVTTTTEWKGAGGIGGFFERTFAPLGLRKIQEKTLSNLVRELG; from the coding sequence GTGGCACAGGTCAGCGCCAGCAGTTCGATCACCACCACCGCGGCCCCCGAGCATGTGCTCGCCGCCCTGTCGGACTACGAGACCGTCCGACCGCGGATCCTGCCGCAGCAGTATCTCGACTATCGGGTGCTCGAGGGCGGCCAGGGCGCGGGCACGGTTGCCCAGTGGACGCTGCAGGCCACCGAGAAGCGCTCGCGTGACATCAAGGCGTCGGTCACCGTTGCCGGCCACACCATCACCGAGCGTGATGCGAACTCATCACTCGTCACGACGTGGGAGGTGGCCCCCTCCGGGACCGGCTCCACGGTCACCACGACGACGGAGTGGAAGGGCGCGGGCGGCATCGGCGGCTTCTTCGAGCGCACCTTCGCGCCCCTCGGGCTGCGCAAGATCCAGGAGAAGACGCTGTCGAATCTGGTTCGCGAGCTGGGGTAA
- a CDS encoding YbaB/EbfC family nucleoid-associated protein: MQPGGQPDMQQLLAQAQQMQQQLMAAQAEMAQAEVTGQAGGGLVTATVKGTGEVVGLTIDPKVVDPDDVETLQDLVIGAIADASNKAQEFAASKLGPLAGGFGGGGLPGLPGF; the protein is encoded by the coding sequence GTGCAACCAGGTGGACAGCCCGACATGCAGCAGCTGCTCGCGCAGGCGCAGCAGATGCAGCAGCAGTTGATGGCCGCGCAGGCGGAAATGGCGCAGGCCGAGGTGACCGGTCAGGCCGGTGGAGGCCTGGTGACCGCGACGGTCAAGGGCACCGGTGAGGTCGTCGGCCTCACGATCGATCCCAAGGTGGTGGATCCGGACGACGTCGAGACCCTGCAGGATCTCGTCATCGGTGCGATCGCCGACGCGTCGAACAAGGCGCAGGAGTTCGCGGCGAGCAAGCTCGGCCCGCTGGCTGGCGGCTTCGGTGGGGGCGGTCTGCCCGGACTGCCCGGTTTCTAG
- the recR gene encoding recombination mediator RecR, protein MYEGPVQDLIDELGKLPGIGPKSAQRIAFHLLTVEPPEIDRLQAVLQRVRDGVQFCIVCGTVSEEEKCRICSDPRRDRTMVCVVEEPKDVQAIERTREFRGRYHVLGGALDPLSGIGPDQLRIRELLARIGNQEDGVDVAEVIIATDPNTEGEATATYLVRMLRDFPGLTVSRLASGLPMGGDLEFADELTLGRALSGRRTL, encoded by the coding sequence TTGTACGAGGGTCCCGTCCAGGACTTGATCGACGAGCTGGGCAAGCTGCCCGGTATCGGGCCCAAGAGCGCCCAGCGCATCGCGTTCCACCTGTTGACGGTCGAGCCGCCGGAGATCGACCGGTTGCAGGCCGTCCTGCAGCGGGTGCGCGACGGCGTCCAGTTCTGCATCGTGTGCGGCACCGTCTCCGAGGAGGAGAAGTGTCGCATCTGCTCCGACCCGCGTCGGGACCGGACGATGGTGTGCGTCGTCGAGGAACCGAAGGACGTGCAGGCGATCGAGCGCACCCGTGAGTTCCGGGGGCGCTACCACGTTCTCGGTGGCGCGCTCGATCCGCTCAGCGGCATCGGGCCGGACCAGCTGCGGATCCGGGAGTTGTTGGCCCGCATCGGCAATCAGGAGGACGGCGTCGACGTCGCCGAGGTGATCATCGCGACCGACCCGAACACCGAGGGGGAGGCGACGGCGACGTACCTGGTGCGGATGCTGCGGGATTTCCCCGGCCTGACGGTGTCCCGGCTGGCGTCGGGGCTGCCGATGGGTGGCGATCTCGAGTTCGCCGACGAGCTCACGCTCGGTCGCGCGCTGTCGGGGCGCCGGACGCTGTAG
- a CDS encoding LysR family transcriptional regulator encodes MDFRQLRYFLAVSEELSFSRAAERCFISQSAISHQITKLEQELGAPLFERSTRVVRLSPAGTRLVPIAQEVLSLETKAFAVAKGPRDRIRITASMSFAPQSLDAIARVRERHPDLDIEFVIKNFTDRIDAVSAGDADIALIRGEVDRPGLETVELGVEDLMIATSSRHPVSAFSTVELGELAPYPLLLPPRSSQVLIHTVVENAFVDVGRRVQLGPPIARDHTAILDVITNPRAWTVLYASTVGEAPRTGLALMREARNRLRVPVSGIVRTGAAASPGLSDLVESLRRTVTAQSSVPPNPGHGLGGTPQAR; translated from the coding sequence ATGGACTTCCGACAGCTGCGCTACTTCCTCGCCGTGAGCGAGGAGCTGAGCTTCAGCCGAGCGGCCGAGCGCTGCTTCATTTCGCAGTCTGCCATCAGCCACCAGATCACCAAGCTCGAGCAGGAACTCGGCGCGCCGCTGTTCGAACGATCGACCCGGGTCGTGCGCCTCAGCCCGGCCGGAACCCGGCTCGTACCGATCGCGCAGGAGGTGCTCAGCCTCGAGACCAAGGCCTTCGCCGTCGCGAAGGGACCGCGCGACCGGATCCGGATCACCGCGAGCATGAGCTTCGCGCCGCAGAGCCTCGACGCCATCGCCCGCGTGCGCGAGCGGCACCCGGACCTGGACATCGAGTTCGTGATCAAGAACTTCACCGACCGCATCGACGCGGTGTCCGCCGGGGACGCCGACATCGCCCTGATCCGCGGGGAGGTGGACCGACCGGGCCTGGAGACGGTGGAACTGGGCGTCGAGGACCTGATGATCGCGACGTCGAGCCGGCATCCGGTGTCGGCGTTCTCCACCGTCGAACTGGGCGAGCTCGCCCCCTACCCGCTACTGCTGCCACCGCGGTCCAGTCAGGTCCTGATCCACACGGTCGTCGAGAACGCCTTCGTCGACGTCGGACGCCGGGTGCAACTCGGGCCACCGATCGCGCGCGACCACACCGCGATCCTCGACGTCATCACCAACCCCCGGGCCTGGACGGTCCTCTACGCGAGCACCGTCGGCGAGGCACCCCGCACCGGACTGGCCCTCATGCGGGAGGCCCGCAACCGGCTGCGCGTGCCCGTGAGCGGGATCGTCCGCACCGGCGCGGCCGCCTCCCCCGGCCTGTCCGACCTGGTCGAGTCGCTCCGCCGGACGGTGACCGCGCAGAGCAGTGTGCCCCCGAATCCGGGACACGGACTCGGGGGCACACCGCAGGCTCGGTAG
- a CDS encoding NAD(P)/FAD-dependent oxidoreductase yields the protein MSEVAVDRTEVVIVGSGFGALAAAKKLAKAGKPFVLISETTEHLFQPLLYQVATGVLAAGEIAPSVRAILAKYPNADVRLGRVVDVHPEEQELVYEAAGQRHTLGYSSLIAATGARQSYFGRDEFSKVTYALKTVDDAERLRAQIVRCFEEAHTTTDLERRKNLLSFIVIGAGATGVELAGQIKELAGRYFEQSIRGVTADDVTVTLVEGAGVAMPAYGGKLSEYTKESLEKSGVEVVLGTLVTDIDEHGATFKAHGSDTGERRTAETIIWSAGVQANDFAAALAERTGCETDRAGRLLVNPDLTVGGRADIFAVGDMTSLNNLPGQSPVAMQGGRHVAATILGKTKRGTPFKFRDKGSMAIINRFRAVTKVKSIELTGFVAWVLWLAVHMVYLVGFRNRYVAVMSWFGSFLGHRRPHFHYAQEIGPIEAPDTRLTDDEPVKAAA from the coding sequence GTGAGCGAAGTAGCAGTCGACCGGACCGAAGTAGTGATCGTTGGTTCCGGATTCGGTGCCCTCGCTGCGGCGAAGAAGCTGGCCAAGGCCGGCAAGCCCTTCGTTCTGATCTCGGAGACCACCGAGCATCTCTTCCAGCCGCTGCTGTACCAGGTGGCGACCGGTGTCCTGGCCGCCGGTGAGATCGCCCCGTCGGTGCGCGCGATCCTCGCCAAGTATCCCAACGCCGACGTCCGGCTCGGCCGCGTCGTCGACGTGCACCCGGAGGAGCAGGAGCTGGTCTACGAGGCTGCCGGTCAGCGGCACACTCTCGGCTACAGCTCGCTGATCGCCGCCACCGGCGCACGGCAGTCGTACTTCGGCCGCGACGAGTTCTCGAAGGTCACCTACGCGCTCAAGACCGTCGACGACGCCGAGCGGCTGCGCGCCCAGATCGTGCGCTGCTTCGAGGAGGCTCACACCACCACCGACCTCGAGCGCCGCAAGAACCTGCTCAGCTTCATCGTCATCGGTGCCGGTGCGACCGGTGTCGAGCTGGCCGGGCAGATCAAGGAGCTCGCGGGTCGCTACTTCGAGCAGTCGATCCGCGGCGTCACCGCCGACGACGTCACCGTCACCCTCGTCGAGGGCGCCGGGGTCGCGATGCCCGCGTACGGCGGCAAGCTCAGCGAGTACACCAAGGAGTCGCTCGAGAAGTCGGGTGTCGAGGTGGTCCTGGGCACCCTCGTGACCGATATCGACGAGCACGGCGCGACCTTCAAGGCGCACGGCAGCGACACCGGTGAGCGTCGCACCGCCGAGACCATCATCTGGTCGGCGGGCGTGCAGGCCAACGACTTCGCGGCCGCGCTCGCCGAGCGCACCGGTTGCGAGACCGACCGCGCCGGACGCCTGCTGGTCAACCCCGACCTCACCGTCGGTGGCCGCGCCGACATCTTCGCCGTCGGCGACATGACGTCGCTGAACAACCTGCCCGGGCAGTCGCCTGTCGCGATGCAGGGTGGCCGGCACGTGGCCGCGACGATCCTCGGTAAGACCAAGCGCGGCACGCCCTTCAAGTTCCGCGACAAGGGCTCGATGGCGATCATCAACCGCTTCCGCGCCGTGACGAAGGTCAAGAGCATCGAGCTCACCGGCTTCGTCGCGTGGGTGCTGTGGCTCGCGGTGCACATGGTGTACCTGGTGGGCTTCCGCAACCGCTACGTCGCGGTGATGTCGTGGTTCGGATCGTTCCTCGGCCACCGGCGCCCGCACTTCCACTACGCGCAGGAGATCGGGCCGATCGAAGCCCCGGACACCCGCCTCACCGACGACGAACCAGTCAAGGCTGCCGCTTAG